A genomic segment from Thermodesulfobacteriota bacterium encodes:
- a CDS encoding DUF4292 domain-containing protein, with the protein MTGCTGLRHSRFPVKPLSSPDDILKKIAIREREIKDLKGIAKVTITNADKNYHLKEVIIVQKPSSLRMETLGFFGQPLFFLTAKDNHLSILSLSENKLYKGELTPENLSIVFPLYLKSKDLFSILLGSTPLIDHIDMDIGIVQEENLYLVRAFQQGGITRQSIWVEPLNFSIIKSEIYDSSGNSLLKVKFDNYKTINGLLFPMSTTILLPSGRGTMRHAPTKIEIDYSDLEINTGINRNSFDLDAPPGVTIVYLD; encoded by the coding sequence TTGACTGGCTGTACCGGTCTGAGACATTCCAGATTCCCAGTTAAACCATTAAGCTCTCCAGATGATATACTAAAAAAAATAGCGATCAGGGAAAGGGAGATTAAAGATTTAAAAGGAATAGCAAAGGTAACAATAACGAATGCAGATAAAAATTATCATCTTAAAGAGGTTATTATTGTTCAAAAACCATCATCATTGCGGATGGAAACATTGGGGTTCTTTGGTCAGCCATTGTTTTTTTTAACAGCAAAAGACAACCATCTGTCCATTTTATCTCTGTCAGAGAATAAGCTTTATAAGGGCGAACTTACTCCAGAGAATCTCTCAATTGTATTTCCCCTGTATTTAAAATCAAAAGACCTGTTTTCTATACTGCTGGGTAGTACCCCGTTGATTGATCATATTGATATGGACATTGGAATTGTTCAAGAAGAGAATCTCTACCTTGTGAGGGCTTTCCAACAGGGAGGGATTACAAGGCAATCTATATGGGTTGAGCCTCTAAATTTTTCTATAATCAAAAGCGAGATCTACGATTCGTCAGGGAATTCTCTTCTAAAAGTTAAGTTCGACAACTATAAGACGATAAATGGTCTCTTGTTTCCTATGTCTACCACTATTTTATTACCTTCAGGCAGGGGCACGATGCGCCATGCCCCTACTAAAATAGAGATCGATTACAGTGACCTGGAAATAAATACTGGTATAAACCGGAACAGTTTTGATCTGGATGCTCCACCGGGTGTAACGATAGTCTATCTGGACTAA
- a CDS encoding formyltransferase family protein: MVFKIGWFSTGRDKAARDLLRTIYNSMKLGKMKATLSFVFCNRALGESEESDRFLKMVEDYGIDLICYSSKNFKPDMRRAGITDPVVLEKWRRKYDNKIIKRLTNYTTDLNVLAGYMLVVSSKMCEELDMINLHPAAPGGPSGTWQEVIWKLIDLKADATGVMIHLVTSKLDEGPPVTYCTFPVKGPVFDKIWNNLNKRLKTKSLTQIMREDGESNELFMEIRRQGFIREQPLLIKTVEAFAEGRIRLENKRLFMGNETIKDGLCLNKEIEAYL; the protein is encoded by the coding sequence ATGGTCTTTAAAATTGGATGGTTCTCTACTGGCCGTGATAAGGCTGCAAGAGACCTGTTAAGAACAATCTATAACTCTATGAAGTTGGGTAAGATGAAGGCTACTCTATCCTTTGTATTTTGTAACAGGGCATTAGGGGAAAGTGAAGAAAGCGATCGGTTTTTGAAGATGGTGGAAGATTATGGTATTGATTTAATTTGTTACTCTTCGAAAAACTTTAAACCCGATATGAGAAGAGCGGGGATAACTGATCCTGTTGTTTTGGAGAAGTGGAGGAGAAAGTATGATAATAAGATTATAAAAAGGCTAACTAACTATACAACCGACTTAAATGTTTTGGCTGGTTATATGCTGGTAGTCAGCAGTAAGATGTGTGAGGAACTGGACATGATAAACCTTCATCCAGCGGCACCTGGCGGCCCGTCTGGCACATGGCAGGAAGTAATATGGAAGCTGATAGATTTGAAAGCAGATGCAACAGGGGTTATGATACATCTGGTAACAAGCAAACTGGATGAAGGCCCTCCAGTTACGTACTGCACCTTTCCTGTCAAAGGTCCTGTATTCGATAAGATTTGGAACAACTTAAACAAAAGGTTAAAGACCAAAAGTCTTACCCAGATTATGAGAGAGGATGGTGAAAGTAATGAACTTTTTATGGAAATCAGAAGACAAGGGTTTATAAGAGAGCAACCTCTTTTAATCAAAACAGTCGAAGCGTTTGCGGAGGGTAGGATAAGGCTTGAGAATAAAAGATTATTTATGGGAAATGAGACGATAAAAGATGGGCTATGTTTAAATAAGGAGATAGAAGCTTACCTATGA
- a CDS encoding DUF1285 domain-containing protein has protein sequence MREIPPCNIRIDKEGNWYYKGAQVIRRDIYLYFNKHLIKESGGRYLLHINNEKCYLDVEDTPFVVKKVDFQDIFKVVLNDGSEEPLRLDTLWIGRDNVLYCRVKDKRFDARFNRPAYYELAKYVAHDEARGKYFIPVDGIRYYLEQR, from the coding sequence ATGAGAGAGATTCCCCCCTGTAATATCAGGATCGATAAAGAGGGAAACTGGTATTATAAGGGGGCCCAGGTTATACGCAGAGACATCTATCTTTATTTCAATAAACACCTTATAAAGGAGTCTGGCGGAAGATACCTGCTTCACATAAATAACGAGAAGTGTTATCTTGATGTTGAAGATACCCCCTTTGTCGTAAAGAAAGTGGACTTTCAGGATATTTTCAAAGTAGTCCTGAATGATGGAAGTGAAGAACCCTTACGGTTAGATACCCTTTGGATCGGCAGAGATAACGTTTTATACTGTAGAGTGAAGGATAAAAGGTTCGACGCCAGGTTTAACAGACCTGCTTACTACGAGTTGGCGAAATATGTAGCCCATGATGAGGCAAGGGGTAAATACTTTATCCCCGTTGATGGCATTAGGTATTATTTGGAACAGAGATAG
- a CDS encoding adenosine-specific kinase: MDLKKVKIDIPEGCNVVLGQTHFIKTTEDLYEVMVNTVPSARFGIAFSEASGPCLIRSEGNDELLKKTALEISAKIDCGHTFTVVMKDAYPINVLNAIKMCPEVCSIHCATANPIEVIVIETGQGRGIMGVIDGFKSKGAEGDADKSARKELLRKIGYKL; this comes from the coding sequence ATGGATCTAAAAAAGGTAAAGATAGACATACCAGAAGGGTGCAATGTAGTCCTGGGACAAACCCATTTTATCAAAACAACCGAGGACCTTTATGAGGTAATGGTAAACACAGTGCCATCGGCCAGGTTTGGGATAGCCTTCTCAGAGGCCTCTGGCCCCTGCCTGATAAGGTCAGAAGGAAACGATGAGCTACTTAAAAAAACTGCTCTGGAGATCTCCGCTAAGATTGATTGCGGGCACACCTTTACAGTGGTAATGAAAGACGCCTATCCTATCAATGTCCTCAATGCTATTAAGATGTGCCCGGAGGTCTGTTCTATCCACTGTGCCACAGCCAACCCCATAGAGGTAATAGTCATAGAAACCGGGCAAGGAAGAGGTATAATGGGGGTAATAGATGGCTTTAAATCAAAAGGTGCGGAAGGAGATGCCGATAAATCGGCAAGGAAAGAACTCCTGAGAAAGATTGGGTATAAACTGTAG
- a CDS encoding tetratricopeptide repeat protein codes for MLKKSVKYFSTLFIIIFFSSCATVDLSKPPPLKESPITETEKASSLAYYHFSRAQLFENEENIDSAIEEYKLALNYDMDSPALRIYLAIIYIKKGLLKDAIHQCQTVIASHPEYSPARLLLGGLYSSTGNEHAAINEYETVVKIDPKNKEAYFFLSALYLKVKEHEKSISSLKKLLEIDPDSAMANYYLGRVYAEIKFFKEAEKYYHKALMLKPDFGAALIELGTIYEFQGENKGAIEIYEKILKINPSDSSVLTRLGHLYIKQEKLDKAIETFEKLKKLDINNKDVGIKIGLIYLEQKKYEEAIKEFNLILGVDPNFHKARYYLAATYEEKGELERAIEEFKKVPLDSELFPDSQINIGYILEEKQKNSKKAVEVIKEAIEKKGGNVKLYEFLASLFEKGHDYKNSIDALKKALELKPDDINLHYNLGILYDKAGNIEKGIEEMREVLKLDPKNANALNYIGYNYADKGINLDEAEELIKKALEIKPEDGYITDSLGWVYYKKGKIDEAIKELEKAIKLVPKDPIIAEHLGDAYLKNSKKDRALAMYEKALKLDLNKKLLKEKIKALKESK; via the coding sequence GTGCTTAAAAAGAGCGTAAAATACTTCTCAACCCTATTTATAATAATATTTTTCTCCTCTTGTGCTACCGTTGATCTTTCAAAGCCCCCCCCTTTGAAAGAATCTCCGATAACAGAGACAGAAAAAGCCAGCTCATTGGCATATTATCATTTTTCTCGAGCTCAACTTTTCGAAAATGAAGAAAATATAGATTCTGCCATAGAAGAATACAAACTGGCTTTAAATTATGATATGGATTCCCCTGCCTTAAGAATATACCTGGCGATTATCTATATAAAAAAGGGGCTTTTAAAGGATGCGATTCACCAGTGCCAAACTGTAATTGCCAGTCACCCAGAATATTCACCCGCTCGTTTACTTTTAGGGGGGTTATATTCTAGTACCGGCAATGAACATGCAGCTATCAATGAGTATGAAACCGTAGTCAAAATTGACCCTAAAAACAAAGAGGCTTACTTTTTCCTGAGTGCTTTGTATCTCAAGGTTAAAGAACACGAGAAGTCCATCTCTTCCCTGAAGAAGCTACTTGAGATTGATCCAGATTCTGCGATGGCTAATTACTATCTGGGAAGAGTATACGCTGAGATAAAATTCTTTAAAGAAGCTGAAAAATACTATCATAAAGCTTTAATGCTTAAACCAGATTTTGGTGCTGCCTTAATCGAACTAGGCACAATTTATGAGTTTCAGGGAGAAAATAAAGGGGCGATTGAAATATATGAAAAGATATTAAAGATTAACCCTTCTGATTCTTCTGTCTTAACACGCCTTGGCCATTTATACATTAAACAAGAGAAATTAGATAAAGCTATAGAAACGTTCGAAAAGTTAAAGAAGCTAGATATTAATAATAAGGATGTCGGTATAAAAATAGGGTTGATCTATCTTGAGCAAAAGAAATATGAAGAGGCTATAAAAGAATTTAATCTTATCCTGGGTGTTGATCCTAATTTTCATAAGGCTAGATATTATTTGGCTGCTACTTACGAAGAAAAAGGAGAACTGGAAAGAGCAATCGAGGAGTTTAAAAAGGTACCTTTGGATTCAGAACTTTTTCCTGATTCACAGATCAACATAGGGTATATCCTTGAAGAAAAACAAAAGAATTCCAAAAAAGCTGTCGAAGTTATTAAAGAAGCCATTGAAAAAAAAGGGGGCAACGTTAAATTATATGAGTTCCTGGCATCCCTGTTTGAAAAGGGCCATGATTATAAAAACAGTATTGATGCATTAAAGAAGGCATTGGAATTGAAACCAGATGATATAAATCTCCACTATAACCTTGGCATTCTTTATGATAAAGCTGGAAACATTGAAAAAGGCATAGAGGAGATGAGAGAAGTCTTAAAACTGGATCCTAAAAATGCCAATGCTTTAAACTATATTGGATACAACTATGCTGATAAAGGTATAAATCTAGACGAGGCAGAAGAATTAATAAAGAAGGCATTAGAGATAAAACCTGAAGACGGCTATATTACAGACAGCCTTGGTTGGGTTTATTATAAAAAAGGGAAAATTGATGAAGCCATTAAAGAGTTGGAGAAAGCTATTAAGTTAGTACCTAAAGATCCAATAATTGCTGAACATCTCGGCGATGCGTACCTTAAAAATAGTAAAAAAGATAGGGCATTGGCTATGTATGAAAAGGCCCTGAAGTTAGATTTAAATAAGAAACTATTGAAAGAAAAGATTAAGGCGCTAAAGGAAAGCAAATAA
- a CDS encoding tRNA1(Val) (adenine(37)-N6)-methyltransferase, which translates to MQKPYQVIKDDETLDDLLDGDLKIIQKRGGYRFSIDAILLANFVGVPKVESIIDLGTGCGIIPILLAHKTKINRIVGVEIQKDMAEMANRSVGLNDLSKRVTIIHENINNLKELFKAESFDIVFSNPPYRKVNSGRINPDYQKAIARHEIKCSLQDTLTIARYLVKPKGKVYLIFPVVRLGDLMYNLRETVLEPKKLQIVYPNIKSQGKLVLVEASKGRGAGLKILEPLFTHDLNGIPISDPPESFEV; encoded by the coding sequence ATGCAAAAACCTTATCAAGTTATCAAAGATGACGAAACCCTTGATGATTTGCTTGATGGAGATTTAAAGATCATTCAAAAAAGAGGCGGATACCGATTTTCTATCGATGCTATACTCCTTGCAAATTTTGTTGGTGTCCCTAAAGTTGAATCTATCATCGATCTGGGTACCGGATGTGGCATAATACCCATTTTATTAGCTCACAAAACCAAAATTAATAGGATAGTAGGGGTTGAAATTCAGAAGGATATGGCTGAAATGGCAAACAGAAGTGTGGGGTTAAACGATCTTTCCAAAAGGGTTACAATCATCCATGAAAATATAAACAATCTAAAGGAATTATTTAAGGCAGAGTCTTTCGATATAGTGTTCAGCAATCCACCTTATCGAAAGGTAAATTCTGGAAGGATTAACCCGGATTATCAAAAAGCCATAGCCCGGCATGAGATCAAATGCTCTTTACAGGATACATTAACAATTGCAAGATACTTAGTAAAACCAAAAGGTAAAGTGTATCTTATCTTTCCTGTTGTCAGACTTGGAGACCTGATGTACAATCTCAGGGAAACTGTACTTGAACCTAAAAAATTACAGATTGTCTACCCTAACATAAAGTCTCAAGGAAAGCTTGTTCTGGTAGAGGCCTCCAAGGGTAGGGGTGCGGGGTTAAAAATACTGGAACCCCTTTTTACTCATGATCTGAATGGGATTCCAATTTCTGATCCTCCCGAGAGCTTCGAAGTTTAG
- a CDS encoding DUF721 domain-containing protein — MNSIGSVLEETLRKLKYNTKLKEHLVLEVWDEVVGEYVAKQTQPKSIKDNKLFVRVSTLVWIRQLESLKQMIIERLNRRVEKGVVKDIQFSLGEILNPKGLKAMVSYKKRLDIEVDNPSEADLESIKKDLIHIRDPETRDILLRTMIKDAKLRSSREDQKLESHSDHE, encoded by the coding sequence ATGAACAGTATTGGCTCCGTTTTAGAAGAGACTCTGAGAAAGCTGAAATATAACACCAAATTAAAAGAACACCTTGTTTTGGAAGTTTGGGATGAGGTAGTCGGAGAATATGTTGCAAAACAAACTCAACCAAAGAGCATCAAGGATAACAAACTTTTCGTGAGGGTCTCAACACTTGTCTGGATACGCCAGTTAGAATCTCTGAAACAAATGATAATAGAACGCTTGAATAGAAGAGTAGAAAAAGGAGTGGTAAAAGATATACAGTTCAGCCTCGGTGAAATTCTTAACCCCAAAGGTCTAAAGGCTATGGTTAGCTATAAAAAACGGTTAGATATAGAGGTAGATAATCCGTCAGAGGCGGATCTGGAAAGCATAAAGAAGGATTTAATTCATATAAGAGACCCTGAAACCCGGGATATTCTTTTGCGCACAATGATTAAGGATGCTAAACTTCGAAGCTCTCGGGAGGATCAGAAATTGGAATCCCATTCAGATCATGAGTAA
- a CDS encoding DUF1015 domain-containing protein, with translation MSNNEEGNRISMAILAPFRGIFYNQEKIGDVSLIVTPPYDVITKEEQEKYYQRHPNNIIRLDLGKDLPGDNDRTDKYTRSADYLKTWQEENILVRDDLPSIYYYQQEFTLRKEQRRTRTGFIALVKLEDFSSGVVLPHEKTMTGPKADRLKLMESCNANLSPIFSLYSDPEKKIDRIIERRQPVSPFIDFFDDKKTRHQLWKIHDKEIIHKITDAIKELPLFIADGHHRYETALNYSIQMREKNRRFNGNEAYNYVMMYLSNMDDDGLVILPTHRLVYNLNDFNLDLFYKKAEEYFHVEDFVFNGSNDLWIRGELFAELEKRGQSKHTFGVYVKDTNYFSLLTMKNEDLLNSRVMDKIIPVLRGLDVNILQAFILNGILGISDRNMENQKNVDFIEDGDEAIELVKKDKYQLVFLMNPTRVGQVNEAACERVRMPQKSTFFYPKLPSGLVINSLLGVMPD, from the coding sequence ATGAGCAATAATGAAGAAGGGAACAGAATATCTATGGCGATCTTAGCACCATTCAGAGGGATCTTCTATAATCAGGAAAAGATAGGCGATGTATCACTGATTGTTACTCCTCCCTATGATGTTATTACAAAAGAAGAACAGGAAAAATACTATCAGAGGCATCCTAACAATATAATTCGTTTGGATTTAGGGAAAGACCTTCCCGGAGATAATGATAGGACAGATAAATATACCAGGTCTGCTGATTACTTAAAAACATGGCAGGAAGAGAACATTCTGGTGAGGGATGATCTTCCATCCATATATTATTATCAACAAGAATTTACCTTAAGGAAGGAACAAAGAAGGACAAGAACGGGTTTTATCGCACTTGTAAAGCTGGAGGATTTTAGCAGTGGGGTGGTGCTGCCTCATGAAAAGACTATGACAGGCCCCAAAGCCGACAGACTAAAATTGATGGAATCCTGCAATGCAAACCTGAGCCCGATATTCTCTCTGTATTCTGATCCTGAAAAAAAGATAGATAGGATTATTGAAAGAAGACAGCCTGTTTCTCCATTTATCGATTTCTTTGATGACAAAAAAACAAGACATCAGTTATGGAAAATACATGATAAAGAGATTATACATAAGATAACCGATGCAATAAAAGAGTTGCCCTTATTTATCGCTGATGGCCACCATAGGTACGAAACTGCCCTCAATTATTCTATTCAAATGAGAGAGAAAAACAGGAGATTTAACGGTAACGAGGCTTACAACTATGTAATGATGTACCTGTCAAATATGGATGATGACGGGTTAGTAATTCTACCCACTCACCGTCTTGTGTATAACCTAAATGATTTTAATCTGGACCTTTTCTACAAGAAGGCTGAAGAATATTTCCATGTGGAGGATTTTGTGTTTAACGGCAGCAACGATTTGTGGATTAGAGGAGAGTTATTTGCAGAACTGGAAAAGCGTGGACAATCAAAGCACACCTTTGGTGTTTATGTGAAAGACACAAATTACTTCAGTCTTTTAACCATGAAAAATGAAGACCTTTTGAATTCACGGGTTATGGATAAGATTATACCTGTTCTTAGAGGGCTGGACGTTAACATCCTGCAGGCATTTATCCTAAATGGTATTTTGGGTATTAGCGATCGAAATATGGAAAATCAGAAAAATGTTGATTTCATTGAAGACGGTGATGAAGCTATAGAATTAGTTAAAAAGGACAAATATCAGCTGGTTTTTTTGATGAACCCAACCAGGGTTGGACAGGTTAATGAAGCTGCCTGCGAACGAGTAAGGATGCCTCAAAAATCTACTTTTTTTTACCCGAAACTTCCTTCTGGATTGGTAATTAACAGTCTCCTGGGGGTAATGCCTGATTAA
- a CDS encoding HAD hydrolase family protein — protein sequence MKARQFITDCEGPISLNDNAYELTKHFIPNGDRFFAQISKYDDILADIVKRPGYKAGDTLKLILPFLKAYGASNGAIKEYSAKNIIIVPGADATLEYIGSRMPSFIISTSYEPYLNALCDYIGFDRKHVYCTKLDLDKYIIESHEIIRLKEIHKEIDSLAKLEIPADVGDFDGLPDEVKEAVKRLDGFFWEDILSMKSGEMLKEINPVGGIEKANAILHSLKTTGNDLQDVMYIGDSITDAHALDMVKKGGGVAVSFNGNRYALNKAEIACISDHTIVISIMAEIFSTGGKEMVMALAGGWSFDSIKRHSLNRMLIDQLLHIYPESLPKVGVIKEDNIDRLTIESEFFRKIMRGKEAGTLG from the coding sequence ATGAAAGCAAGGCAGTTCATTACAGATTGTGAAGGCCCCATATCGTTAAATGATAATGCTTATGAATTGACGAAACACTTTATACCCAATGGAGATCGTTTTTTTGCCCAGATAAGTAAATACGATGATATCCTTGCGGACATAGTGAAGAGGCCAGGGTATAAGGCTGGAGACACCCTTAAATTGATTTTGCCGTTTCTGAAGGCATATGGGGCTTCAAATGGGGCTATTAAGGAATACAGTGCCAAGAATATAATCATTGTTCCAGGGGCAGACGCCACATTGGAATATATTGGCAGCAGGATGCCATCTTTCATAATCAGTACGAGTTATGAGCCTTACTTAAATGCCCTCTGTGATTACATAGGTTTTGATAGAAAACACGTCTATTGTACCAAGCTCGATTTAGATAAGTATATAATAGAATCTCATGAAATTATAAGACTGAAAGAAATCCATAAAGAAATAGATTCGTTGGCTAAACTAGAAATTCCTGCAGATGTTGGGGATTTCGATGGTCTCCCGGATGAGGTGAAAGAAGCAGTAAAAAGACTAGATGGATTCTTCTGGGAAGATATTCTCTCCATGAAATCAGGGGAGATGTTAAAGGAGATAAATCCCGTTGGTGGTATTGAAAAGGCTAATGCCATACTACATAGCCTCAAAACGACAGGAAACGATCTCCAGGATGTGATGTATATAGGAGATAGTATTACAGATGCCCATGCATTAGATATGGTAAAAAAAGGCGGAGGGGTTGCTGTCTCTTTTAATGGTAACAGGTATGCTTTGAATAAAGCAGAAATTGCCTGTATATCGGACCATACTATTGTTATATCAATTATGGCGGAAATCTTTTCAACAGGGGGAAAAGAGATGGTTATGGCACTTGCAGGTGGCTGGTCTTTTGACTCCATTAAAAGGCATAGTCTGAACAGAATGTTAATCGACCAGCTTTTGCATATCTATCCAGAATCTCTTCCAAAAGTAGGAGTTATAAAAGAGGATAATATAGATAGGTTAACTATTGAAAGTGAGTTTTTTAGGAAGATTATGAGAGGTAAAGAAGCTGGAACCCTTGGATAA
- a CDS encoding CHAT domain-containing tetratricopeptide repeat protein, with translation MDYLREGSFDKFLSSMREALRFYSDNGGKTSDVCRHMGKAYLDRNEYDKALSYYNQSLSSAKGSQYPEGIVLATVGLAECYKKIGDTEKAEEVLATALQDSRESQKGVHPLIAISTGENLAQQGRLSQALDIFTRSLSTIGSYRDDKLKQLVYSSLGTTLFGLGSYQEAITHYQHALELARKSYNTSDIVDILNNIGFCLVSLKKYNEAAMFFKEGLGLLAVMNLQYPEKQMYANYGLGLLNEEQHRNDHALLYYNTAIKFIEDLRGSLSSTEFRSLFLANKIAAYEHAIDILLTETGDVRPDPRFTKMGLTPSEVAFFYAESTKTRSFLELLSKARTGAFANRIPRELAKQEERLLNAINSIQSSKGGQSEAQQEVLKKSKLELDALIDRLRREYPDYASIRYPAPVIAGNIPLHSNEILLAYKVNPGKTYLWIIEKGKQPSVVEIAVSREELIRKVREFRRGLENPGQLDAYDQEKGRALGRLLFEDALSRIDPDKNIIITPDGVLNMLPFEALTTGKAGNPIQYVGEKYKISYYPSASVMATMRQFKESPKFSRPLFAMGDPVYEDSDVRYAKRKSDNIVVASAYQTPSIVLRSTLLRSGFSLPRLPETRDEVLKIATLFGYQMNDSNIKLDMDASKSELLKADLGSYRFIHFATHGLLSGDIPYILEPALVLTQPGNRNPDDGFLKMSEILELKLNADAVVLSACKTALGKEIAGEGVIGLSRAFILAGSKSVIVSLWSVESNSTSVLMKSFYTHLKNGKSKEEALRLAKLELKNQNLISDDLSRGVEIVERGKKVQTSTTHPFFWAPFILVGEWE, from the coding sequence ATGGACTACCTGCGCGAAGGTTCTTTCGACAAGTTCCTGTCCTCCATGCGCGAGGCGCTAAGGTTTTACTCCGATAATGGGGGAAAGACCTCCGATGTTTGCCGCCATATGGGCAAGGCATATCTTGACCGGAACGAATACGACAAGGCGCTGTCCTATTATAACCAATCGTTATCCTCTGCTAAAGGCAGCCAGTACCCGGAGGGAATCGTCCTGGCAACGGTTGGACTGGCAGAGTGCTACAAAAAAATAGGGGATACGGAAAAGGCAGAAGAGGTTCTGGCGACTGCCCTACAGGATAGTCGTGAGTCCCAAAAGGGTGTACATCCGCTCATTGCAATCAGCACGGGGGAAAACCTCGCACAGCAGGGCCGTTTATCCCAGGCACTGGATATCTTTACCAGGTCACTTTCCACCATCGGCAGCTACAGGGATGACAAGCTCAAACAATTGGTCTATTCTTCCCTGGGCACGACCCTTTTCGGCCTTGGGAGTTATCAGGAAGCGATTACCCATTATCAGCATGCCCTAGAACTCGCCCGGAAAAGTTACAATACTTCCGATATTGTAGACATCCTCAACAACATCGGTTTCTGTCTGGTATCTTTGAAAAAATACAACGAAGCCGCCATGTTTTTTAAGGAAGGGTTAGGGCTCCTGGCCGTCATGAATCTGCAATACCCGGAAAAACAGATGTACGCCAATTATGGTCTGGGACTGTTAAACGAAGAGCAGCACCGCAATGATCACGCGTTGCTATACTACAACACCGCAATCAAATTCATTGAGGACTTGAGAGGCAGTCTGAGTTCGACGGAATTCAGATCACTCTTCCTGGCCAATAAAATTGCCGCTTATGAACATGCCATCGATATTCTGTTAACGGAAACCGGTGATGTCCGACCGGATCCACGATTTACCAAAATGGGCTTAACCCCTTCGGAAGTGGCATTCTTCTATGCAGAAAGCACCAAAACACGGTCTTTTTTAGAACTGCTCTCCAAAGCCAGAACGGGTGCATTTGCCAATCGGATTCCCCGAGAACTTGCCAAACAGGAGGAGCGATTGCTCAACGCCATTAATTCGATCCAGTCATCAAAAGGGGGGCAGTCGGAAGCACAGCAGGAGGTTCTGAAAAAATCAAAACTCGAACTGGATGCTCTGATTGACAGATTACGGAGAGAATATCCTGATTATGCTTCAATCCGCTATCCGGCGCCGGTCATAGCCGGAAATATTCCGCTGCACAGCAACGAAATTCTTCTCGCTTACAAGGTTAATCCAGGAAAGACCTATCTCTGGATCATAGAAAAAGGTAAGCAACCCTCGGTTGTCGAAATAGCTGTAAGCCGGGAAGAACTTATCCGGAAAGTCAGGGAATTTCGGAGAGGTCTTGAAAATCCGGGACAACTGGATGCTTACGATCAAGAGAAGGGGCGGGCATTAGGTCGTCTGTTGTTTGAAGATGCTCTCAGCCGAATAGACCCCGACAAAAATATCATCATAACCCCCGATGGGGTGCTAAACATGCTTCCCTTTGAGGCATTAACGACTGGTAAAGCAGGAAATCCAATTCAATACGTGGGAGAAAAATACAAGATAAGCTATTATCCCTCTGCCTCGGTTATGGCGACTATGCGTCAGTTCAAGGAGAGCCCCAAATTTTCCCGCCCTCTGTTTGCAATGGGTGATCCAGTCTATGAGGATTCGGATGTGCGTTACGCCAAGAGAAAGTCCGACAACATAGTCGTGGCATCAGCTTATCAGACTCCCAGCATTGTTTTACGCAGTACCCTGCTCCGTAGCGGCTTCTCTTTGCCCCGCCTGCCAGAGACCCGGGATGAAGTCTTAAAAATCGCCACACTCTTCGGATACCAAATGAATGACTCCAACATCAAGCTCGATATGGACGCCTCAAAAAGTGAACTTTTAAAAGCCGATCTTGGCAGTTACCGATTTATCCATTTTGCTACCCACGGTCTTTTGAGCGGTGATATTCCTTATATCCTGGAGCCTGCGCTGGTCCTTACTCAGCCGGGAAACCGCAATCCTGATGACGGGTTCCTTAAAATGAGTGAAATTCTGGAATTAAAACTGAATGCCGATGCTGTTGTACTATCGGCATGCAAGACGGCGCTTGGAAAAGAAATTGCCGGGGAGGGTGTCATAGGGCTAAGCCGTGCATTCATACTTGCAGGATCCAAATCGGTCATCGTTAGTCTTTGGAGCGTGGAATCTAATTCCACATCAGTCTTAATGAAGAGCTTCTATACACACCTTAAAAACGGAAAGTCCAAGGAAGAAGCTCTCAGATTGGCTAAACTGGAATTAAAAAATCAAAATTTAATATCAGATGATTTAAGCCGTGGCGTGGAGATAGTAGAACGTGGCAAGAAAGTTCAAACCAGCACCACTCACCCTTTCTTCTGGGCACCTTTCATATTAGTCGGTGAATGGGAGTGA